A genomic segment from Alteribacillus bidgolensis encodes:
- the pulA gene encoding type I pullulanase, translated as MEPKGNTLVAWMEDLYTAKVKGPVTTPMNEWKIIQKENDKETDIVTTTTFSNGVLIFQVEEPFLAGKRYEVRGPAKQSAHLLSGKAVRTPLFDKLYAYSGTDLGAVCTNNATHFAVWAPTAEEVMLMIYERDKTNPKDSIPMQRSERGVWRIKLTGCQHGLRYTYKVFVNGMWQESLDPYASSSTLNGQHSVVINWEKLDGKARNPVQPPPMGQKTDAIIYEVHVRDFTAHLYSGVRNKGKYLGWTEKGKTPEGYSTTIPYLKEMGVTHIQLLPVQDFGSVDELKNSPAYNWGYDPIHHFVPEGSYAVNKSQPESRIIELRQLIDTLHCEGLRVVLDVVFNHFYVRENASLEKLVPGYYFRYGNDDLPADGTGVGNDTASERTMMKKYIIDCLLHWLNNYEVDGFRFDLMGIHDVHTMKEAAFVLHQKKPSLLLYGEGWNMHTPLEENQKATIEQASQLGGKIGFFNDRFRDAVKGHLSGSNGFIHANQDCENLDNIAFYMRGSIDWSSRQREGIFVDASQSINYVECHDNYTLWDQLKIRDDFSKEERIKMHRLATTMVLTAQGIPFLHAGQEFFRTKFGVENSYNAPVWINQIDWERRELFHSNIEYVKGLIQIRKRFEAFRLQNAAEISKRFERLEAPKDTLFFKLHKNKKENNLYVILNASRQSAAVPLPDVGIYQVIVDDERASLIPLKAVHSNRIEVRPISAMILYK; from the coding sequence ATGGAACCAAAAGGAAACACACTAGTTGCTTGGATGGAAGATTTATATACTGCTAAAGTCAAAGGACCTGTTACAACGCCTATGAACGAGTGGAAAATCATCCAAAAAGAAAATGACAAAGAAACAGACATTGTCACTACCACCACTTTTTCTAACGGGGTATTAATCTTTCAAGTAGAAGAACCGTTTTTAGCTGGAAAACGGTATGAAGTGAGAGGTCCTGCCAAACAATCTGCTCATTTATTATCAGGGAAAGCTGTTCGCACGCCTTTGTTTGATAAATTATATGCTTACAGCGGAACCGATTTAGGAGCTGTTTGTACAAATAATGCAACTCATTTTGCAGTCTGGGCGCCGACAGCAGAAGAAGTAATGCTAATGATTTATGAACGAGACAAAACCAATCCAAAAGATTCCATTCCCATGCAGCGATCGGAAAGAGGAGTGTGGCGGATAAAATTAACTGGCTGTCAACACGGACTTCGTTACACTTATAAAGTTTTTGTCAATGGAATGTGGCAGGAGTCGTTGGATCCATACGCTTCATCTTCCACCCTAAACGGCCAGCATTCAGTGGTTATAAATTGGGAGAAATTAGATGGTAAAGCAAGGAATCCCGTCCAACCGCCTCCTATGGGCCAAAAAACAGACGCCATTATTTATGAAGTGCATGTGCGGGATTTTACCGCTCATTTATACAGCGGCGTCAGAAACAAGGGAAAATATTTAGGTTGGACGGAAAAAGGAAAGACTCCTGAAGGATATTCGACAACAATTCCCTATTTAAAAGAAATGGGAGTAACTCACATTCAGCTTCTTCCTGTCCAAGATTTTGGCAGTGTAGATGAATTAAAGAATTCTCCTGCATACAATTGGGGATATGATCCCATTCATCATTTTGTACCGGAAGGAAGTTATGCAGTAAATAAGAGTCAGCCTGAATCGAGAATTATTGAACTCCGTCAATTAATAGATACGCTTCATTGTGAAGGATTAAGGGTCGTTTTGGATGTAGTATTTAATCATTTTTATGTAAGAGAAAATGCTTCGTTAGAAAAACTTGTTCCGGGTTATTATTTTCGCTATGGAAATGATGATCTTCCAGCTGATGGTACAGGAGTGGGAAACGATACAGCATCTGAACGAACAATGATGAAAAAATATATCATAGATTGTTTGCTGCATTGGCTGAACAATTATGAGGTGGATGGTTTTCGATTTGATTTAATGGGGATTCATGATGTTCATACAATGAAAGAAGCAGCTTTTGTCCTCCATCAAAAAAAACCATCTCTTTTATTATATGGAGAAGGATGGAATATGCATACGCCTCTTGAGGAAAATCAAAAAGCCACAATAGAACAAGCTTCGCAATTAGGTGGAAAGATAGGTTTTTTCAATGACCGCTTTAGAGATGCAGTGAAAGGTCACTTGTCAGGTAGTAACGGATTTATCCATGCAAATCAAGACTGCGAAAATTTAGATAACATTGCTTTTTATATGAGAGGGTCCATCGATTGGTCTTCAAGACAAAGAGAAGGTATTTTCGTGGATGCTTCCCAGTCTATTAATTATGTGGAATGTCATGATAATTATACTCTCTGGGATCAATTAAAGATAAGAGATGATTTCTCAAAAGAGGAACGAATAAAGATGCACCGATTAGCAACAACAATGGTGCTTACTGCTCAAGGTATTCCATTTTTACATGCGGGTCAGGAATTTTTTAGAACAAAATTTGGAGTGGAAAATAGTTATAATGCTCCGGTCTGGATCAACCAAATCGATTGGGAAAGAAGGGAACTTTTTCATTCCAACATAGAATATGTGAAAGGTTTAATACAAATCCGTAAACGTTTTGAAGCATTTCGTCTTCAGAATGCAGCAGAAATCAGCAAACGATTTGAGCGGCTTGAGGCCCCAAAAGATACGTTGTTTTTTAAACTCCACAAAAACAAAAAAGAAAACAATTTGTATGTAATATTAAATGCTTCAAGACAATCCGCAGCAGTTCCATTACCGGATGTTGGTATCTATCAAGTAATCGTTGACGATGAAAGAGCTTCTTTGATACCATTAAAAGCGGTTCACTCTAATAGGATAGAGGTTAGGCCAATTAGTGCCATGATTTTATATAAATAA
- the purU gene encoding formyltetrahydrofolate deformylase: MKRTKTLNRARLLISCSDQPGIVAAVSDFLHQKGANIVQSDQYSTDPEGGMFFMRIEFDLSSFNERFSTVEKEFPAIAERFGISWRLESERKTKKMAMFVSKEDHCLLELLWRWRSGELDVEIPVVISNHEDLRDIVESYGISFHYIPVSKETKQKAESDAASLLKDYHIDFIVLARYMQILSPDFVKSFEHRIINIHHSFLPAFIGANPYKKAFERGVKLIGATAHYVTNDLDEGPIIEQEVLRVNHRYDTDDLKIAGRNVEKIALARAVEWHINDKVLVYKNKTIVFN; this comes from the coding sequence ATGAAGCGTACAAAAACATTAAATCGGGCAAGACTGCTTATATCTTGTTCTGACCAACCGGGAATAGTCGCAGCCGTATCTGATTTTTTACACCAAAAAGGTGCTAATATCGTTCAATCGGATCAGTATAGTACGGACCCTGAAGGCGGTATGTTCTTTATGCGGATCGAATTTGACCTGTCTTCATTTAATGAACGTTTTTCAACGGTAGAAAAAGAGTTCCCCGCTATCGCAGAACGTTTTGGAATCAGCTGGCGGTTAGAGAGCGAACGAAAAACAAAAAAAATGGCTATGTTTGTATCAAAAGAAGATCATTGTTTACTTGAGCTGCTCTGGCGCTGGCGCTCCGGTGAATTAGATGTAGAAATTCCTGTGGTAATCAGCAACCATGAGGATTTAAGAGACATCGTTGAAAGTTATGGCATTTCATTTCATTATATTCCCGTCTCTAAAGAAACAAAACAAAAAGCAGAATCGGACGCCGCATCTTTGTTAAAAGACTATCATATAGATTTCATTGTGCTGGCACGTTATATGCAAATTCTCTCACCAGATTTTGTAAAATCATTTGAGCATCGAATTATTAATATTCATCACTCCTTTTTGCCTGCTTTTATTGGGGCCAATCCCTATAAAAAAGCATTTGAACGCGGCGTGAAATTAATTGGAGCTACTGCTCACTACGTGACGAATGATTTGGATGAAGGACCAATCATTGAACAAGAAGTTCTTCGTGTCAACCATCGTTACGACACAGACGACTTAAAAATAGCCGGCCGTAATGTAGAGAAAATAGCTTTGGCTAGAGCTGTAGAATGGCATATAAACGACAAAGTCCTCGTTTACAAAAACAAAACGATTGTATTTAACTAG